One window of Phoenix dactylifera cultivar Barhee BC4 chromosome 5, palm_55x_up_171113_PBpolish2nd_filt_p, whole genome shotgun sequence genomic DNA carries:
- the LOC120110938 gene encoding uncharacterized protein LOC120110938 yields the protein MGDGRWEMDKFKISDDYYGNLVAQQAVHRKCYNIHRNWRHNMKLHYKHVKNVLHVDPYSHPYEHVTQEDWRHLIDDVWKSKEHKVRSKAGKKNRKKLEYNYCSGSRSFVATMTIQWLYANLNYTLQPEFNGSENLKFPEFYKKTHTKKNKEWIDPICAVKHSKMLSLREESSQSGVQLTSEEMSRQALGKRKRYILGFGDGPKPSSSSSTPSRVSQDHVGELQKLKAEMEEMKMEREMEREELRRQLEQERREREEEQKQIAHLTSLVTEFLKEKTQTHKSSIHHDGAMYSTGGTNTR from the exons ATGGGAGATGGGAgatgggagatg GACAAGTTCAAAATCTCGGATGATTATTATGGCAATCTAGTAGCTCAGCAAGCTGTCCATAGAAAATGCTACAATATTCACAGAAATTGGAGGCACAATATGAAATTGCATTACAAGCATGTTAAGAACGTCTTACATGTGGATCCTTATAGTCATCCATACGAACATGTGACTCAAGAGGATTGGCGCCACTTAATTGACGATGTGTGGAAAAGTAAAGAACATAAG GTGAGATCAAAAGCTGGCaaaaagaataggaaaaagCTTGAGTACAATTATTGTTCAGGATCTCGGTCATTTGTTGCAACAATGACTATACAG TGGCTATATGCTAATCTAAATTACACTTTGCAGCCGGAGTTTAATGGTTCTGAAAACCTTAAATTTCcagaattctataagaaaactcATACCAAGAAGAACAAAGAGTGGATTGATCCTATTTGCGCCGTGAAACAT TCAAAGATGTTGAGCTTGCGAGAAGAATCTTCCCAATCCGGTGTGCAATTAACATCAGAGGAGATGTCTAGGCAGGCACttggaaaaaggaagagatacattcttggatttggggatgggccgaagccctcttcatcttcttccacaccTAGTCGTGTGTCACAAGACCATGTTGGGGAGTTACAGAAACTTAAAGCTgagatggaggagatgaagatggagcgtgagatggagcgtgaggagctgcggaggcaattggaacaggagaggagagagcgaGAGGAAGAACAGAAGCAAATTGCACATCTTACAAGTTTGGTGACAGAGTTCTTAAAGGAAAAGACTCAAACGCATAAGTCGTctatccatcatgatggggccatGTATTCAACTGGTGGCACAAATACTCGTTG a
- the LOC103719556 gene encoding uncharacterized protein At1g08160-like, with amino-acid sequence MTGSGTSHNLESPLHMRRRRSNLMPCIAISALALIILACLAILIFWLIVRPAQLEYSVDDASIHGFNLTANELNATFNLTLRAENPNQRVGVYYDSVDIVVWYSDQMVAFSEVAPFYQGHRNVTTIEVDPVAKSVPLLAPVVDNLQHDRSAGAVELEVKVRARIRFKVGLAKTKHYKLTAYCSPAVVHFSSPARFERTYCDVHI; translated from the coding sequence atgACCGGATCTGGAACCAGCCACAACCTCGAGTCGCCCTTGCACATGCGCAGGCGACGCTCCAATCTCATGCCATGCATCGCCATCTCCGCCCTCGCCCTTATCATTCTCGCCTGCCTCGCCATTCTTATCTTCTGGCTCATCGTCCGACCAGCCCAGCTCGAGTACTCCGTCGATGACGCCAGCATCCACGGCTTCAACCTCACTGCCAATGAGCTCAACGCAACCTTCAACCTCACTCTTCGAGCCGAAAACCCGAACCAACGGGTCGGGGTGTACTACGACTCGGTCGACATTGTCGTGTGGTACTCCGACCAGATGGTGGCCTTCTCCGAGGTGGCACCGTTCTACCAGGGCCACCGAAATGTGACGACCATCGAGGTTGATCCTGTTGCCAAGTCGGTGCCGCTGTTGGCGCCGGTGGTAGATAATCTTCAGCATGACCGGTCGGCGGGGGCGGTGGAACTGGAGGTGAAGGTGAGAGCGAGGATTAGGTTCAAGGTGGGGCTGGCAAAGACGAAGCACTACAAGCTGACGGCCTACTGCTCGCCGGCGGTGGTGCACTTCTCATCGCCGGCTCGGTTTGAGAGGACTTACTGTGATGTTCATATCTGA